One stretch of Malus domestica chromosome 14, GDT2T_hap1 DNA includes these proteins:
- the LOC103454951 gene encoding bidirectional sugar transporter N3-like, giving the protein MTASTSHHPLAFAFGILGNIVSFIVFLAPLPTFWRVYKKKSTEGFQSVPYVFALFSAMIWIYYAFLKSHVILLITINSFGCVIETIYIAIYLTYATKHARVSTLRLLLLVNFGGFCLILLLSHFLSQGPTRVEVLGWVCVTFSVSVFAAPLSVMRMVIRTKSVEFMPFNLSFFLTLSAVMWLCYGLLLKDLYVATPNILGFSFGVVQMALYAKYRNTKTIVEEKLPEHKADVVKQIKILTTTPEVEVQVQAPVTSDTNSTDAHQNSERGTDQYVHAQTCRNEKIIEPSMPGQLVTCEV; this is encoded by the exons ATGACTGCATCAACTTCTCACCATCCATTGGCTTTTGCCTTTGGCATTCTAG GCAACATTGTCTCATTTATCGTTTTTCTAGCTCCGCT GCCGACATTTTGGAGGGTGTATAAAAAGAAATCGACGGAGGGATTTCAATCAGTTCCATATGTGTTTGCACTATTCAGTGCAATGATATGGATATACTATGCATTCCTCAAGTCTCATGTGATCCTGCTCATCACCATCAACTCATTCGGTTGTGTCATAGAGACCATTTATATTGCAATTTACCTTACATATGCAACTAAGCATGCGAGG GTGTCTACTCTGAGGCTGCTTTTACTGGTGAACTTCGGGGGATTTTGCTTGATTCTTCTTCTGTCTCACTTCTTGTCACAAGGGCCGACCCGCGTCGAAGTTCTTGGATGGGTTTGTGTGACTTTCTCTGTCAGTGTCTTTGCAGCACCTTTAAGCGTCATG AGAATGGTTATCCGCACCAAGAGCGTGGAGTTCATGCCGTTTAATTTATCCTTCTTCCTCACCCTAAGTGCCGTTATGTGGCTCTGTTATGGCTTACTCCTCAAGGATCTCTACGTTGCA ACCCCAAACATACTTGGTTTCTCCTTTGGGGTGGTTCAGATGGCCCTCTATGCAAAGTACAGGAACACCAAAACAATTGTGGAGGAAAAGCTACCAGAACACAAGGCTGATGTTGTGAagcaaatcaaaattttaactaCTACTCCTGAGGTGGAGGTACAAGTCCAAGCACCCGTAACCTCGGATACCAATAGTACTGATGCTCATCAAAACTCTGAGCGTGGCACTGACCAATATGTGCATGCACAAACATGCCGTAACGAGAAGATCATCGAACCATCCATGCCAGGCCAACTGGTTACATGTGAAGTTTGA